One genomic segment of Vibrio quintilis includes these proteins:
- the glmS gene encoding glutamine--fructose-6-phosphate transaminase (isomerizing): protein MCGIVGAVAQRDVAEILVEGLRRLEYRGYDSAGVAVIDHKNQLTRIRRLGKVQELADAVEESHVAGGTGIAHTRWATHGEPSEANAHPHVSGDIAVVHNGIIENHEALRALLQERGYQFESQTDTEVIAHLVEWELRQSKSLTEAVQKAAKHLEGAYGTVVLDRRDSSRLVVARSGSPIVIGFGVGENFLASDQLALLNVTRRFMYLEEGDVAEITRREVTVFDANGVQVEREISESNAEHDAGDKGQFRHFMQKEIFEQPKALINTMEGRLGKDSVVIDSIGVHAAEILTKVEHVQIVACGTSYNAGMTARYWFEDIAGVSCDVEIASEFRYRRFVTRPNSLLITLSQSGETADTLAALRLAKEKGYMAVMTICNVAGSSLVRESDIAFMTRAGAEIGVASTKAFTTQLAALLMLVTGVGKQKQRIDAVKEKEIVDALRALPAQIESALKFDTQIEALAIDFADKHHTLFLGRGEFYPIALESALKLKEISYIHAEAYAAGELKHGPLALIDADMPVVVVAPGNELLEKLKSNIEEVRARGGLLYVFADEGAGFESDETMKIITMPKVSEITAPIYYTVPMQLLSYHVALIKGTDVDQPRNLAKSVTVE, encoded by the coding sequence ATGTGTGGAATTGTGGGTGCTGTGGCACAACGGGATGTGGCTGAAATTTTAGTGGAAGGGTTGCGTCGCCTGGAATATCGCGGCTATGACTCAGCCGGTGTTGCTGTGATTGATCATAAAAATCAGCTGACCCGGATCCGTCGTCTGGGTAAAGTTCAGGAGCTGGCCGATGCCGTTGAGGAGTCTCATGTCGCCGGGGGAACCGGTATTGCGCATACCCGCTGGGCAACACATGGCGAACCTTCCGAAGCCAATGCTCACCCACATGTATCCGGCGATATTGCCGTTGTACATAACGGGATTATCGAGAACCATGAAGCACTCAGAGCACTGCTTCAGGAGCGCGGTTATCAGTTTGAATCTCAGACCGATACTGAAGTCATTGCCCATCTGGTTGAGTGGGAATTGCGTCAGAGCAAATCACTCACTGAAGCGGTACAAAAAGCCGCGAAGCATCTTGAAGGCGCGTATGGCACGGTTGTGCTGGACCGCCGGGATTCATCACGTCTGGTGGTTGCCCGTTCCGGAAGCCCGATTGTGATCGGTTTTGGTGTCGGGGAAAACTTCCTTGCCTCCGATCAGCTGGCTCTGCTGAATGTGACCCGTCGCTTCATGTATCTGGAAGAAGGCGATGTGGCTGAAATTACCCGTCGCGAGGTCACGGTATTTGATGCCAATGGTGTACAGGTTGAACGTGAAATTTCTGAATCAAATGCTGAGCATGATGCGGGTGACAAAGGCCAGTTCCGTCACTTTATGCAAAAAGAGATTTTTGAACAGCCGAAAGCGCTGATCAACACTATGGAAGGCCGGCTTGGCAAAGACTCCGTTGTGATTGACAGTATTGGTGTGCATGCCGCTGAAATCCTGACGAAAGTGGAGCATGTGCAGATCGTTGCCTGCGGCACCTCTTACAATGCAGGGATGACGGCCCGTTACTGGTTTGAAGACATTGCCGGTGTGAGTTGTGATGTCGAAATCGCATCTGAATTCCGTTACCGCAGGTTTGTCACACGCCCGAACAGCCTGCTGATCACACTGTCACAGTCAGGTGAAACCGCTGATACATTAGCAGCACTGCGTCTGGCAAAAGAAAAAGGTTACATGGCGGTGATGACGATTTGTAACGTGGCCGGATCGTCACTGGTCCGTGAGTCTGACATTGCATTTATGACCCGCGCCGGGGCTGAAATCGGCGTGGCATCGACCAAAGCCTTTACCACTCAATTAGCTGCGCTATTGATGCTGGTAACCGGTGTCGGTAAGCAGAAACAGAGAATTGATGCCGTCAAAGAGAAAGAGATTGTCGATGCATTGCGCGCTTTACCTGCGCAAATTGAATCGGCACTCAAATTTGATACTCAGATTGAAGCGCTGGCGATTGATTTTGCGGACAAACACCACACTTTATTCCTCGGCCGGGGTGAGTTCTACCCGATTGCACTGGAATCGGCCCTCAAGCTGAAAGAAATTTCTTACATCCATGCCGAAGCTTATGCGGCCGGTGAGCTGAAGCACGGCCCGCTGGCTTTGATCGATGCTGATATGCCGGTCGTAGTGGTTGCGCCGGGGAATGAATTGCTGGAAAAACTGAAGTCAAACATCGAAGAAGTTCGCGCCCGCGGTGGTTTGTTATATGTCTTTGCTGATGAAGGTGCTGGCTTTGAATCAGATGAGACAATGAAAATCATCACCATGCCGAAGGTCAGTGAAATCACTGCACCGATTTATTACACCGTCCCAATGCAACTGCTGTCTTATCATGTGGCACTGATTAAAGGGACAGACGTAGATCAGCCGCGGAACCTGGCGAAGTCGGTGACTGTGGAGTGA
- a CDS encoding DeoR/GlpR family DNA-binding transcription regulator, producing the protein MLKRNTQVRRHEIVQLVNQHGEVSVESLSRNFQTSEVTIRKDLASLEKNGLLLRRYGGAVALPREVVIDEVSHRVSVQKELLATEAAKLIKDHHRIVIDSGSTTAALIQQLNNKQGLVVMTNTLHIANALHELENEPTLLMTGGTWDPHSESFQGQVAESVLRSYDFDQLFIGCDGIDLSRGTTTFNELTGLSQVMAEVSREVVVMAESDKIGRRIPNLELGWDNISVLVTDNGLSEADEQMITEHQVRVIRAK; encoded by the coding sequence ATGTTGAAACGAAACACTCAAGTCAGACGTCATGAAATTGTTCAGTTGGTGAATCAACATGGTGAAGTCAGTGTTGAATCTTTATCCCGGAACTTTCAGACTTCTGAGGTTACCATCAGGAAAGATCTGGCTTCGCTTGAAAAAAACGGCTTGTTACTGAGGCGTTATGGCGGTGCAGTCGCATTACCCCGGGAAGTTGTGATTGATGAGGTCAGTCATCGTGTTTCGGTTCAAAAGGAATTACTTGCGACAGAAGCAGCAAAACTAATCAAAGATCACCACAGGATCGTGATCGATAGCGGGAGTACCACTGCCGCATTGATTCAGCAGCTGAATAATAAGCAGGGGTTAGTTGTGATGACCAATACATTGCATATCGCTAACGCGTTGCATGAATTGGAAAATGAACCCACGCTTTTAATGACTGGTGGCACCTGGGATCCGCATTCTGAATCTTTTCAGGGGCAGGTTGCAGAGTCTGTTTTGCGCTCTTATGACTTTGATCAGCTGTTCATCGGTTGCGATGGGATCGATCTGAGCCGGGGAACGACTACGTTCAATGAGCTGACCGGGTTGAGTCAAGTTATGGCTGAAGTTTCCCGTGAAGTGGTCGTGATGGCTGAATCAGACAAAATTGGCCGGAGAATTCCGAACCTGGAGCTCGGATGGGACAATATTAGTGTGCTTGTCACTGATAATGGGTTATCCGAAGCCGATGAACAAATGATCACGGAGCATCAGGTCAGAGTGATCCGTGCGAAATAA
- the pykF gene encoding pyruvate kinase PykF, with product MKKTKIVCTIGPKTESVEKLTQLVDAGMNVMRLNFSHGDYEEHGGRIKNFRQVMQAAGKQLAILLDTKGPEIRTIKLENGDDVDLVAGQEFTFTTDATVVGNKDRVAVTYPGFAQDLSVGNTILVDDGLIEMEVTAKTETEVKCKVLNNGALGENKGVNLPGVSVKLPALSEKDKSDLKFGCEQGVDFVAASFIRKADDVREIRELLNANGGETIHIISKIENQEGVDNFDEILELSDGIMVARGDLGVEIPAEEVIFAQKMMIEKCNRARKVVITATQMLDSMIKNPRPTRAEAGDVANAVMDGTDAVMLSGETAKGKYPVEAVTIMAQIANRTDSALKAELGSRLDSPRLRITEAVCKGAVDTAEKLSAPLIVVATEGGKSARSVRKYFPTANIIALTTNKKTAAQLVLTKGVTPVVVEAINSTDDFYHLGKDLALSSELGRKGDIVVMVSGALVASGTTNTASVHVL from the coding sequence ATGAAGAAGACCAAAATCGTATGTACGATTGGCCCTAAGACAGAATCAGTAGAGAAGCTTACCCAACTTGTTGACGCTGGTATGAATGTAATGCGTCTGAACTTCTCTCACGGTGATTACGAAGAACATGGCGGTCGTATCAAAAACTTCCGTCAGGTCATGCAAGCCGCCGGCAAACAACTCGCGATTCTTCTGGATACCAAAGGTCCTGAAATCCGTACAATCAAGCTGGAAAATGGCGATGATGTTGATCTGGTAGCCGGTCAGGAATTCACATTTACTACAGATGCAACTGTTGTTGGTAATAAAGATCGCGTTGCTGTGACTTACCCTGGCTTTGCGCAGGATTTGTCTGTTGGCAACACCATTCTGGTTGATGATGGCCTGATCGAAATGGAAGTGACTGCAAAAACAGAAACTGAAGTGAAATGTAAAGTACTGAACAATGGTGCTTTAGGTGAAAACAAAGGCGTCAACCTTCCAGGTGTATCCGTTAAATTACCTGCGTTATCTGAAAAAGATAAATCAGACCTGAAATTTGGTTGCGAGCAAGGTGTTGATTTCGTCGCTGCTTCATTTATCCGTAAAGCAGATGATGTGCGTGAAATCCGTGAGTTGCTGAACGCAAACGGCGGCGAAACGATTCACATCATTTCAAAAATTGAAAACCAGGAAGGCGTAGATAACTTTGATGAAATTCTGGAGTTATCTGACGGTATCATGGTTGCACGTGGTGACTTAGGGGTAGAAATCCCGGCTGAAGAAGTTATCTTTGCACAAAAAATGATGATCGAAAAATGTAACCGTGCAAGAAAAGTTGTTATTACTGCAACTCAGATGCTGGATTCAATGATCAAAAACCCTCGTCCAACCCGGGCTGAAGCAGGTGACGTTGCAAACGCAGTCATGGATGGTACTGATGCTGTTATGCTGTCTGGTGAAACTGCAAAAGGTAAATATCCTGTTGAAGCTGTAACGATTATGGCTCAGATTGCGAACCGTACTGATTCTGCATTGAAAGCAGAGCTGGGTTCACGTCTTGACAGCCCTCGCCTGAGAATTACTGAAGCTGTTTGTAAAGGCGCAGTTGATACCGCAGAAAAACTGAGTGCACCATTAATCGTTGTTGCGACAGAAGGCGGTAAATCGGCACGTTCAGTCAGAAAATACTTCCCGACTGCCAACATTATTGCACTGACAACCAACAAGAAAACAGCAGCACAGTTGGTTCTGACGAAAGGTGTAACACCTGTTGTTGTTGAAGCAATTAACAGCACAGATGATTTCTACCATTTAGGTAAAGATCTTGCACTGAGCTCTGAGCTGGGCCGTAAAGGTGACATCGTTGTGATGGTTTCCGGTGCATTGGTTGCTTCCGGTACAACAAACACTGCATCAGTTCACGTTCTTTAA
- a CDS encoding mechanosensitive ion channel domain-containing protein, whose translation MATDSITDTAAAKTVENLSQMNHWLTDNSDLLVQYGVNILSAVLILFIGNLFVKLIAGSVSRVLKKKAMDNAVIEFIHGLIRYLLFIIVLIAALSRVGVQTASVVAVIGAAGLAVGLALQGSLSNFAAGILIVAFRPFKSGDFVEVSGVSGAVESIQIFQTVLKTPDNKMVVVPNSGVIGGPITNYSRHATRRIDFVVGVSYTADLQKTKQILKETMARDERVLKTPEVTVGVVELADSSVNFVVRPWVKTEDYWGAYFDLTQAMKEALDAHGIEIPFPQMDVHLDPVNTVG comes from the coding sequence ATGGCCACAGACTCAATCACTGACACTGCTGCGGCAAAAACAGTGGAAAACCTGTCTCAGATGAACCACTGGCTGACAGATAATTCGGACCTGCTGGTTCAGTATGGTGTGAATATCTTATCAGCGGTCCTGATTCTGTTTATTGGTAACCTGTTCGTTAAACTTATTGCGGGCAGTGTTTCCAGAGTTCTGAAGAAAAAGGCCATGGATAACGCGGTAATCGAGTTTATTCATGGTTTAATTCGCTACCTGTTGTTCATCATTGTATTAATTGCCGCGTTAAGCCGGGTTGGGGTACAAACCGCTTCTGTCGTTGCTGTGATTGGTGCCGCCGGTCTTGCAGTTGGTCTGGCTTTACAGGGGTCTCTATCAAACTTTGCAGCCGGTATTTTGATTGTCGCATTCCGGCCATTTAAATCAGGTGATTTTGTTGAAGTGTCAGGTGTTTCCGGCGCAGTAGAAAGTATCCAGATTTTTCAGACTGTCCTGAAAACACCGGATAACAAAATGGTTGTGGTGCCAAACTCCGGTGTGATTGGTGGTCCGATTACCAACTATTCCCGCCATGCGACCCGGCGGATTGATTTTGTCGTTGGTGTTTCCTATACCGCTGATTTGCAGAAAACCAAACAAATACTCAAAGAAACCATGGCACGTGATGAGCGGGTACTGAAAACACCTGAAGTCACCGTTGGTGTGGTTGAGCTGGCCGATTCTTCCGTGAATTTTGTGGTTCGCCCATGGGTGAAAACAGAAGATTACTGGGGCGCTTATTTTGATTTGACGCAGGCGATGAAAGAAGCTTTAGATGCCCATGGTATTGAAATACCGTTCCCGCAAATGGATGTTCATCTTGACCCGGTGAATACCGTTGGCTGA
- a CDS encoding TRAP transporter large permease, with the protein MGIEMLTVVLLACILTAFALGAQVGLALGGIAMGVGYVTWGDSMFNIVPTTVESTFFNFILLAIPLYIYMGQILTRSGIGDAMFNASQLAIGRLRGSLAISVIGVCSMIGAMVGIIGAGIMTSSSIALKPMLDRGYDKKLALGVIMAGGSLGILIPPSIPMIMFASSTQNSVGKMFLGAMVPALITIVLLITYVIISCKLNPERAPLDSDNDIEIPKGYELFKTIRDGASSLALIVVVLGSIIAGIATPTESGALGVVGAIILAILFKRFKPEMLRKAGMQTSILVSVAMWIILGASVFSNFHLLMGIQGMVAGFTKGLDLPPIVIIMMFQVIMLFLGFIIDEFIIVLMCAPIFTPVAVSLGYDPIWFGVLMILNIVIAVQTPPYGFALFYLKGIAPKGVTMMDLYKSVIPFISVQFIVLVICMVFPDLVTWLPNLVMNS; encoded by the coding sequence ATGGGAATTGAGATGTTAACCGTAGTCCTGCTGGCCTGTATTCTGACTGCATTTGCTTTGGGCGCGCAGGTTGGCCTGGCATTAGGCGGGATCGCGATGGGTGTCGGCTATGTGACCTGGGGAGACTCAATGTTTAATATTGTGCCGACCACTGTCGAAAGTACCTTTTTTAACTTTATTCTTTTGGCGATTCCGCTGTATATCTATATGGGACAGATTCTGACCCGTTCCGGTATCGGTGATGCGATGTTTAATGCCAGTCAGCTGGCAATCGGGCGGCTGCGGGGATCGCTGGCGATCAGTGTGATTGGGGTATGTTCGATGATTGGAGCGATGGTGGGTATCATCGGTGCCGGTATCATGACTTCAAGCAGTATCGCCCTGAAACCGATGCTGGATCGTGGCTACGATAAAAAGCTGGCACTGGGCGTGATTATGGCGGGTGGCTCCCTTGGCATTCTGATTCCGCCGAGTATTCCGATGATCATGTTTGCCTCTTCGACTCAAAATTCTGTAGGTAAAATGTTTTTAGGTGCAATGGTTCCTGCATTGATCACCATTGTACTGCTGATCACCTATGTCATTATCTCCTGTAAGCTGAATCCGGAGCGTGCGCCGCTGGATTCGGATAATGATATTGAAATACCGAAAGGATACGAACTGTTTAAAACTATCCGGGATGGCGCCTCATCTCTGGCACTGATTGTGGTTGTTCTGGGCAGTATTATTGCAGGTATTGCGACTCCGACTGAATCTGGTGCTTTAGGGGTTGTGGGTGCGATTATTCTGGCGATTCTGTTTAAACGCTTTAAGCCGGAAATGCTGCGTAAAGCCGGGATGCAGACTTCTATTCTCGTCAGTGTTGCCATGTGGATTATTCTTGGTGCTTCTGTATTCAGTAACTTCCACCTATTGATGGGTATTCAGGGCATGGTTGCCGGATTTACCAAAGGGCTGGATTTGCCACCGATAGTGATCATTATGATGTTCCAGGTCATCATGCTGTTCCTTGGATTCATCATCGACGAATTTATTATCGTGCTGATGTGTGCGCCGATTTTTACTCCGGTTGCGGTATCTCTGGGTTATGACCCAATCTGGTTTGGCGTACTGATGATTCTGAATATAGTGATTGCGGTTCAGACACCACCATACGGATTTGCGCTGTTCTATCTGAAAGGGATTGCGCCGAAGGGAGTGACCATGATGGATCTGTACAAATCGGTGATTCCGTTTATTTCGGTTCAGTTCATTGTTTTGGTTATCTGTATGGTTTTCCCTGATTTGGTCACATGGTTACCTAATCTGGTCATGAATAGTTAG